A genomic region of Neosynechococcus sphagnicola sy1 contains the following coding sequences:
- the phoU gene encoding phosphate signaling complex protein PhoU, with amino-acid sequence MNAELIHCGGSSLENSGLSGTRFERDLRRLQRDVLRMGALVENSFWLARQGLFQGDLQAAGSIAKQDKQIDQYYRQIEQDCVSLIAKHSPVMQDLRLISALMQLVRDLERIGDYAKDIGAIAIKLFPYPNSPYMGQIQVMSDRCQAMLAMSLAALSDLDAVSGLEVKARDDAVDSDYQMLYDQLAQQKKHSRGCRTDCFIGVSDSAPRADGRSRH; translated from the coding sequence TTGAACGCTGAACTTATTCACTGTGGCGGGTCATCCTTGGAAAACTCCGGATTATCTGGTACTCGCTTTGAGCGAGACTTGAGACGCTTACAGCGGGATGTGTTACGGATGGGGGCCTTGGTTGAAAACTCCTTCTGGTTAGCACGCCAAGGCTTATTTCAAGGAGATTTACAGGCCGCTGGCAGCATTGCCAAGCAAGATAAACAAATCGATCAGTACTATCGCCAGATTGAACAGGATTGTGTCAGTCTGATTGCGAAGCATTCCCCCGTGATGCAAGATCTGCGGCTGATTAGTGCCCTGATGCAATTGGTGCGGGATCTGGAGCGGATTGGGGACTATGCCAAGGATATCGGCGCGATCGCCATTAAACTGTTTCCCTACCCCAATTCCCCCTATATGGGTCAGATTCAGGTGATGTCGGATCGATGTCAAGCCATGTTGGCAATGAGTCTAGCAGCACTCTCCGATCTGGACGCGGTTTCAGGTTTAGAGGTAAAAGCCCGAGATGATGCAGTGGACTCTGATTACCAGATGCTTTACGATCAATTAGCGCAGCAAAAAAAACATTCAAGGGGTTGTAGAACCGATTGTTTTATTGGTGTTAGTGATTCGGCACCTAGAGCGGATGGCAGATCACGCCACTAA
- a CDS encoding class I SAM-dependent methyltransferase, with protein MTLDSIVPFGRSLLEYQRMFNLSPQDLGQRILGCGDGPASFNAELHQLGCDNVISIDPIYAVGGEVIQQRFEQVVDDIIAQVKATPEDWVWRDHHDPEALRRHRLQTLQMFLQDYELGRQTGRYQVASLPTLPFADQQFDLALCSHLLFLYSDHLDYTFHLDSIQELCRVATQVRIFPLITLALQRSPYIDALRPTLADRGITSDIIPVAYELQKGGNEMVVFSQKI; from the coding sequence ATGACCCTCGATAGCATTGTTCCCTTTGGGCGATCGCTGCTCGAATATCAACGGATGTTTAATCTTTCCCCCCAGGATCTGGGGCAACGCATTTTAGGCTGTGGGGATGGCCCAGCTAGCTTCAATGCTGAGCTGCACCAGCTCGGATGCGACAATGTGATTTCAATTGATCCCATCTATGCCGTTGGCGGTGAAGTCATTCAGCAACGATTTGAGCAGGTCGTGGATGACATTATCGCCCAAGTGAAGGCAACACCTGAGGACTGGGTTTGGAGGGATCATCATGATCCAGAAGCGCTGCGTCGTCATCGCCTCCAAACCCTCCAGATGTTTCTGCAAGATTATGAATTGGGGCGGCAAACTGGACGATATCAAGTAGCGTCGCTTCCTACCCTGCCCTTTGCCGATCAACAGTTCGATCTGGCGTTGTGCTCCCACCTGCTATTTCTCTACTCCGATCACCTGGACTACACATTCCATCTAGACTCGATTCAAGAACTCTGTCGGGTTGCGACCCAGGTGCGAATTTTCCCCTTGATCACCCTGGCATTACAGCGATCGCCCTACATTGACGCACTGAGACCGACCTTAGCGGATCGCGGCATCACCTCAGACATTATCCCCGTTGCCTATGAGCTGCAAAAAGGTGGTAATGAAATGGTGGTCTTTTCCCAGAAGATTTAG
- a CDS encoding PhoU domain-containing protein, whose protein sequence is MIRHLERMADHATNIGKRVTYIVTGQRD, encoded by the coding sequence GTGATTCGGCACCTAGAGCGGATGGCAGATCACGCCACTAATATTGGCAAGCGTGTCACCTATATTGTTACAGGGCAGCGAGACTGA